From Ignavibacteriales bacterium, a single genomic window includes:
- the dapB gene encoding 4-hydroxy-tetrahydrodipicolinate reductase has protein sequence MSQPNHALRLALIGYGKMGKEVERAALERGNEICARIDLDSASLSTDDVRRADVAVHFAIPSTVLKHIEELANLRKPVVVGTTGWMKDAPSVRSMVEAAGIGLVHASNFSIGVNIVYRLLREAGSLFDRFEEYDASVHEVHHKDKLDTPSGTALSIADVLLGKIRRKKEVLSGSPQGKIRPEQLHVTSARCGAVVGTHTVTFDSLADSIAIIHTAKNRTGFALGAVVAAEWVKDKKGMFTFEDVLEDLFKQQR, from the coding sequence ATGAGTCAACCCAATCACGCGTTGCGTCTCGCCCTTATCGGCTATGGAAAAATGGGCAAGGAAGTCGAACGCGCCGCTCTCGAGCGCGGCAACGAGATCTGCGCGCGCATCGACCTCGACTCCGCTTCGCTCTCGACCGATGATGTCCGGAGGGCCGATGTTGCAGTCCATTTCGCGATTCCCTCGACAGTCCTGAAACACATTGAAGAATTGGCGAACCTTCGAAAGCCGGTCGTCGTCGGTACAACCGGATGGATGAAGGATGCGCCATCGGTTCGGTCGATGGTGGAGGCTGCAGGCATCGGGCTGGTGCACGCATCAAATTTCTCCATCGGGGTCAACATTGTATACCGGCTCCTCAGGGAGGCGGGCTCGTTGTTTGACCGCTTTGAAGAATACGACGCTTCCGTTCACGAAGTCCATCATAAAGACAAATTGGATACCCCGAGCGGTACAGCGCTCAGCATCGCCGACGTTCTCCTGGGCAAGATCAGGAGAAAGAAGGAGGTCCTCTCCGGTTCTCCACAGGGGAAGATACGTCCGGAGCAACTCCACGTGACATCCGCACGCTGCGGCGCCGTGGTCGGAACGCATACGGTGACGTTCGATTCATTGGCTGACAGCATCGCGATCATTCATACGGCAAAGAACAGGACCGGCTTCGCGCTGGGGGCAGTCGTCGCTGCCGAGTGGGTCAAAGACAAGAAGGGGATGTTTACATTTGAGGATGTGCTCGAAG
- the lysC gene encoding lysine-sensitive aspartokinase 3 has translation MIIMKFGGTSVEDARAMENVIQIVTKEQNRRPVVVLSAIAGATNTLLKSANIALEGNLESAHAELNALLERHVTLLENLIENRSEIQQLILTIRKRFEELKTLCQGIAILGELTNRSLDAIASVGEQLSTLILARAMTARGYDVDLVDARSFMITNDQFGAAAPDFDLINQKTRDHILPSLQAGKIVITQGFVASTAKGITTTLGRGGSDYSAAIIGAALGAEEIQIWTDVDGVLTADPRIVPSAKKLRVISFREASELAYFGAKVLHPSTILPAVEKNIPVIVLNSKRPQSTGTRIVGHPPKSNAAVKSIASKKGITVINIQSSRMLMAYGFLSSIFSVFQKHKTPVDLVSTSEVAVSLTIDNTTSLEIIERELQQFAEVSVYDNKAIVCVVGEQMRSTVGVVDRVFRALNDINVIMISQGASEINMSLVVDEDCVTQAVQQLHKEFFEPVPELDLFEQVDA, from the coding sequence ATGATCATTATGAAATTCGGTGGCACGTCAGTCGAAGACGCACGTGCCATGGAAAATGTGATTCAGATTGTTACGAAGGAGCAGAACCGGCGCCCTGTGGTGGTTCTCTCGGCAATTGCCGGAGCTACCAACACGCTCCTCAAGTCCGCGAACATTGCCCTCGAAGGGAATCTCGAGAGCGCCCATGCGGAGCTCAACGCGTTGCTGGAACGCCATGTGACGTTGTTGGAAAACCTCATCGAGAACCGATCGGAGATTCAACAGCTCATTCTGACAATCAGGAAGCGGTTCGAGGAGCTCAAAACCCTTTGCCAGGGGATTGCAATCCTGGGGGAATTGACGAACCGGTCGCTCGATGCCATTGCTTCCGTGGGGGAACAGCTTTCTACACTGATACTGGCGCGAGCAATGACGGCACGAGGGTATGATGTTGATCTGGTCGACGCCCGCAGCTTTATGATCACGAACGATCAGTTTGGCGCGGCAGCGCCGGATTTTGATCTCATCAATCAGAAAACACGAGATCACATTCTCCCGTCCCTGCAGGCAGGGAAAATCGTAATCACCCAGGGATTTGTCGCATCGACGGCAAAGGGAATTACCACCACGCTTGGGCGTGGCGGCTCGGATTACTCCGCGGCAATTATCGGGGCCGCTCTGGGAGCCGAAGAGATTCAGATCTGGACCGACGTCGATGGTGTCCTGACCGCCGACCCGCGGATAGTTCCTTCTGCGAAGAAGTTAAGGGTCATCTCTTTCCGAGAGGCCTCCGAGCTGGCGTATTTCGGGGCAAAGGTACTGCACCCGAGCACGATCCTGCCGGCGGTGGAGAAGAATATCCCCGTGATTGTGCTGAATTCGAAACGGCCTCAATCCACCGGGACCAGAATAGTCGGCCATCCGCCGAAATCAAATGCGGCGGTAAAATCAATCGCGTCAAAGAAAGGGATCACCGTCATCAATATTCAATCATCCCGGATGTTGATGGCATACGGTTTTCTTTCCTCAATTTTCTCGGTCTTCCAGAAACACAAAACGCCGGTGGACCTCGTCAGCACCTCCGAGGTCGCTGTGTCACTGACGATCGACAACACGACAAGCTTGGAGATCATCGAACGGGAGTTGCAGCAGTTTGCCGAGGTCAGCGTGTACGACAACAAAGCGATCGTGTGCGTCGTCGGTGAACAAATGCGCTCGACCGTCGGTGTCGTCGACAGGGTGTTCCGGGCACTGAACGACATCAACGTCATCATGATTTCCCAGGGAGCGTCCGAAATCAACATGAGCCTCGTGGTCGACGAAGACTGTGTGACACAGGCAGTGCAGCAGCTGCACAAGGAGTTTTTCGAACCTGTCCCTGAACTCGATCTTTTTGAACAGGTGGATGCATGA